A single window of Nicotiana tomentosiformis chromosome 1, ASM39032v3, whole genome shotgun sequence DNA harbors:
- the LOC138907188 gene encoding uncharacterized protein, translating into MDFTGEELYTVPIWVKLPGLDFKYWGPKVLSKIGSMIGKPLMDDKNTEKKIDLNCARLLIEVYANSPLSDKYDHSEEEYRRKKQPNPPKQHNEVQKAITHIKDHTGAMQTDSTSMQTDSTSYAEKKRKKKNGTDNAANEVKQAIISIVVNKSPGPDGYGSEFYREARSIIGNDVTKAILEFLENELMGRAMVILKGEEDLGKGIPFSPTICNGYGVSLKGPQQDE; encoded by the exons ATGGATTTTACCGGAGAAGAGTTGTACACAGTCCCAATTTGGGTGAAGTTACCAGGTTTGGACTTCAAATACTGGGGTCCCAAAGTGCTCAGCAAAATAGGAAGCATGATAGGAAAACCTTTGATGGATGATAAGAATACTGAAAAGAAGATTGACCTGAACTGTGCAAGGTTACTTATTGAGGTATATGCGAATTCCCCACTGTCAGATAAG tatGATCACTCTGAGGAAGAATATAGGAGGAAGAAGCAGCCAAATCCTCCAAAGCAGCACAATGAAGTACAA AAGGCTATTACTCATATCAAAGATCATACTGGGGCAATGCAAACTGATAGTACAAGTATGCAAACTGATAGTACAAGTTATGctgagaagaaaagaaagaagaaga ATGGAACTGATAACGCAGCTAATGAGGTGAAGCAAGCTATAATTAGTATTGTTGTTAATAAAAGCCCAGGGCCAGATGGTTATGGTAGTGAATTCTATAGAGAAGCCAGGAGTATAATTGGCAATGATGTTACAAAAGCCATCCTGGAGTTCCTGGAAAATG AGTTAATGGGGAGAGCCATGGTTATTTTAAAGGGAGAAGAGGACTTAGGCAAGGGGATCCCATTTTCTCCTACTATTTGTAATGGTTATGGAGTATCTCTCAAGGGTCCTCAGCAGGATGAGTGA